The segment ggttacgttctaagacacCCCCCGCGAGTTACGAAAATCTGTGAATTTTGGACGCAcacccgcagcccctatggtacttTAGTGAATTTGTCTGTACATTATGTCATGTATTTCAAGCAGCGGAGACACGAAAACCACATTGCGATACGGTGCAGGATTCGATAAAGAAATACATGAGGGATACATGATTTTGAATccctcatgtatttatttatcgaATCCTGCACCGTATCGCGATGTGGTTTTCGTGTCTCcgctgcttgaaattttccacgCACTAAATCCATGTGTTTATCGGCAGCTTTAAAAACGTGCTCCACTACCTGCTCTACACGCCCACTGCCCAGGGACTTTTTAAACGCgctgtataaaaataaacatatacaaatctATTTCAGTTTACTTTAAAAACCGTAaccgcactgtacagtgttttctttaggTTTAAGCTCGAAATGATCTCAAACTTTGAAAACATTCTGTTGTGTTCTTCGGGCCTGAATCGtctcctcgcccctcgctgttttctccccgttcctccctttttcattctgcagcgtcttccgTGTCCAgagctccagagtttagcgagCTCAGTGCTCTGTGTTTAGttagtaattattaattaattcatttgcctcgattaatttttgtaatcgaATTACGTGAGGAATCGTTACAGCCCTAGATTTAAGCATCTCAGGTGATGTTAGAGGGACAGTgcgtgtaggacgttttggagacaaggtaaaggaggtgagattgagatgtgcagaggagggacatggggtatatcagtaggagaatgctgaaaatggagccaccaggagggaggaaaagaggaaggccatgtAGGAGGTtattgatgtggtgaggaaagacatgcaggtggttggggtgaaagtggcagatgtagaggacaggggggtgtggagacggatgatccgctgtggcgccccctaaagggagaagccaaaagaagaagaaggtgatatgtatttgtgtaatgATGGAGGGTGTGGCCTAAGGCCTTAACACCGTATATTAAAGTGTGCATAATTAATAGGCAGATTCTTTTCCTCAGGCAAAATGGGCTGAAAAAAGATTAAACTGAAACTGAACAGTtaaacattgtaataaaaagTTGTTTAGAGGGATGAAGAATTgttgaaattaaaatattggGACGTGATCACAGAGCCATCGAATGAATTGTTGCATATACAGGGAGTCTTAAAAAGTCTCAAAATCGGAATTTAAAGTTTAACGATTTGATGTTGTGATATATGATATAGATTTAGCTGCGAATGCATGCATCTTCCCGTGCGCACGTCCTAGATATTCACGACAAACAGTGCCACAACGTAATCACATAGGACTTAGCAACGTTCTTACATCATTTCTGATTTATTCTTTCCCTTTCTTTGTGCTACGAATTTTTTCTGCAGAAAATAGACATCACCAGCAAGTCTGTTTTTGAGCTCATAGCCAAAACCACAGAATACCTCCAGCCAAACCCAGGTGAGAAAACACAGGATATGCAGCTTAACCGCTACACTATTGAGCCATGGAGTAAACAATACTGAGCCATGGAGCAAatagtatttattattgttgtggTATACATTTTTGAATGGTTCTTTATTTCATCCATAGTTTGATCACCTGACAATTATAGCTACAAGTCAGGGAGATTAAAGGCTAATACATGGTCTAAGACACAAGAAAGCTTTTATTCATGTTGTGTCACATGACATCATGACTAACTGATCCATTCATGTTAATTGCTGAACTCGCAGATGCCCACGATTGTTTAGATTCACTGTAATTGACAAACGAAAGCGAGTATATATGTttgattatattgttattataaaattttttgtataatctTCAGTGTTATTGAAGctcacaatgtgtgtgtgtgtttgaacggTTTTGTTCGTAGCATCACGAGCCAAACTGGGAATGCTGAACACCATGTCGAAGATCAGAGGACAGGTAAAGACCACCGGTTACCCACAGACAGAGGGGCTTCTGGGAGATTGCATGCTCCGGTACGGCCGTGAACTCGGAGAAGACTCTGCTTTcggtacacacacgcacacacccgCACTCAAAATCGCACGCACAAGCATATTTCCGGGCAGCCTACAACCACAGACTAACTGCAGTGGATATCCTGCTTGTGTCGATGTCAAAAATCAGTCATTACACGTACGCACTCTGTctcacactttctttctttttcttttttccgcATCGTCTCACTAACAGACACAATGACTGTTGTGTCAAAACTCTGAAAGCGTAAGCGAGTGAATCTTGCAGGTTCTTATTTATGAACTTAGAGCTTTTAGGATTTATTTACTGCAGGGGTGTCAAACCGTTTTTCACAAAGGGCCGACGTCGGTGCGGGTTTTCATGCCAACCAATCAAGGGCCACACCTGAAAATCGTTCGATTTAAACaaggtagaatttggtgtggactgatgtttggttggaatgaaaacgtgcactcttttcttttgtgGAGAAGACTGGACACCCctgatttacagcatttggcagacatcctgATCCAAAGCAAATGAATCATATCCCTGAGCAGCCCTGCACTAGCAGTTTAGTGCCTTCAGAAATCCGTAGTCTGAACCACCACAATTCCACTTTACAGGATGCATGTGAGAAGTAAATTTACTATTGCATCGTTAAAAAACGGTAAAATAAATCGGAGGTCGCTTATAGTCAGCTGCGTCCCTGCAAGTTCTGATCTACTGAAGCACATGGTTTGGATTCATTTCATGTCTATTGGATGATGTTTTAGAGCTGTAAaggttatttctttttttattgttttattctttttattgtttttttcctctaatCTGGTCTTGCTTGTTTGTTACTAAAATTACTAATGTTTTACATCTGAGGTAAACAATCTGTGTTTACAGCTGACTAGATGACTTTTTTTCCCAACCAAGTTTAGTGAACTTTTCTGTCACTTCTTTCACAGTTTATTCCCGTGCTCTTCCAGAATTCCAGACCTATCGCTTGGAGTTCACCGATATTCtccttattatatatttgtgctGATATGGCCCTAAGTTTTTGCTATTGTCCTGCTCCGGGTTTGGTTCGATCATGATTTTCAGCCTAATGGTTGCCTGCGTTCCTGGAACGCAATTGCCACACTTAAAATGAACACTAGATCTTTGGTCTGCTTATTTGTATATGAGATAACGGGGAATAACACATAAGTGACCATGGAACAGCTGAGCAGCCAAATATCCACTTATTTTTGGAATCTTAAAAAGGGGAGAACCACATCCAAATATTtatgattgatttttttattgtaattaatatgaccaaaaaataagcattaaagTTTCATCAGCTGTGTAACTGATGaaagtttgtttttgtaatgcaCTGTATTGCATATAATTatgtaaacaaaatacataacaatcgcataacacacacacacatatgtgctAAAGCATTTATTGATAATGTCCTGATTTTTAATTATAAGAGGGACTCGATCTTAAACAGagaccagaaagaaaaaatagtgAAAGATAAGAATATTTCAATGGTAGTAATGGTGATAAAAGTGAGGAATTTGCAATAAAATTGTCTATGCATGTTAAGTAATATTCACCCCACATGCTGATGTACGAGCCTGGAAAGAGTGTACAGAGTTTTCATAAATAGAGGTCACAAAGCATGATTATTGAACCTCTTGAAGGCTTGGCAAAGGCTGATGGGAGCGCTTATGTCTTGCAGGTTCTGCACTGCTGGACGTGGGCGAGGCTATGAAACAAATGGGCGAGGTTAAAGACTCGCTCGATATCAACGTGAAGCAGAACTTCATTGATCCGCTGCAGACACTGCAGGACAAGGACCTGAAAGAGATTGCGGTAAGAGGTCAAGGTTACAAGGAGTAAAACAGACATTTAACAACGATACGTTTTTATTAGAGTTCGACCCGTAGTGGATTTTACAGttaagtttttaaaatagatactggATCAAGAACAAAAAACCCAGTAATGATttatgaaaatgtgcaaaataaatatattatgcaATAATTAGAATTATATaagtaatgaattaataataataaatatataagcgATCttcgtgcagcacgcagtctcgtGTAAATACAAACAGCGCCGCAGTGTCAGTGCAGCGCCCTCTAGAGGACTTTCTGTTAATGACAGCGGAtcagaagccggaaaaactatctgtatggaaTTTTGTCGATAGTTACAGCAATCAGTTATCGGCGCTGATTAATAAGCAAACCGGTGCCTGTGTTTACTATATTTACTGAGATCTCTACAGTGTATAGTAAAATATGGTACAATAAACAATGTGATGTTGTTTATTAAATTAGCTTTGCTAGAACTTAAAGGAGGCCTTCACATATTGCAGACTGCAACTCGACCTGCATGATTCGTTAAAAGcaacctttacatttattttctcgtatttttgttgttgttttagcaTCATCTAAAGAAGCTCGAGGGACGGCGATTAGATTTCGACTATAAAAAGAAGCGACAGGGAAAGATTCCTGACGATGAAATCAGGCAGGCTGTGGAGAAGTTTGAGGAGTCCAAGGAACTCGCCGAGAGGAGCATGTTCAATTTTTTAGAAAATGATGTGAGTTCACCAGAGCATTGCAGTTGGTTTACAAAATAAGAGGAAGTCTCTTACTGCTGAGGTCTCATTAGAGGGTTTATAAATACAGTCATTGAACTTTTGCTttgtcagcacacacacacacacacacacacacacacacacacacacacacacacacacacacatgaatagctcatagtgtttttatataatatttatcaaTGCTTACTGACCATTCCTGATCAGATTCAGGAGTTCAGCAGTCCTTTAGCAGCTGTGTAGCTTTTTCTACAAGAACAGGCAGATTTTAGTCGTTCCACCATTTAATTGCTCACACACCTCATTTACCATATTGTCATTCCTCCTATTTCTAAAcgtgctgtttttttccccctgcctgTAGGAAGAACAGGTGTGTCAGTTAGCATCCCTGATCGAGGCAGCGCTGGAGTATCACCGTCAGTCCGCTGACATCCTGAAGGAACTAAGTGGAAAATTACAGAGCAGGTATCTCAGTGGGAATTTAtaccaaacacacatacacagtccACATTATTCTGAATTTTTATCTGAAAAGTAAACGGTTCAAAAAATGGTCTCaggtaaaaataaacagatgcaTGTAATAAGATGGAGTAAGACTAGGCATGTTTTTCCAGGCTTGTGCACTGGATGTGGAGAactctgtataaaaaaaaatagaaaataacatCGGAGGAGTTCCAGTGTTTAGTGACGAatagcacatttttttattacgtTCCATAAAGTGTAAGTCAAGGTGCTTTCTCAGAAATGATAGATCATACAAGGTTTGTGCTATTGTTGAAATGTGAACAGTTTACTATCTATTGAGTATGGAGCACACTACACAGGGTCTGCATTGAAGCAGCTTATTATGAGTCTTTTTGTGTCCCAAGAAAAACGTACTAGTCCCATTGCAACCTAAATGTGTACTTACAGAAAATAtggcaaaaaacaaaagagtAAAATTCAGGAGTTAATTATTCATATGATGCTTGGCAGAATTTGAGCCAGGTCAAGGCTTGTTATTTAATAATCAAAAACATCAGGCCAAAATGGTTTTTAATAGCATTATTCTTTAaagatataaaatgtatgattttgacCTGAAAGGATCAAGTGGTCTTGTGGGATAAATGAGTAATGTTTTTCATGATCCATCAATCcagattatgattttttttttttcctgcaggatAAACTCAGCAAGCAACAAACCTAAGAAAGAGTTCATGCCAAAGTCTATTATGTCCAGCCTGAATACCATCAATAGCAATCAGCAGAATGGCGTCTCCCACACTTCCTCTCTAAAATCCACAGGTACCTATTGAACATTGCGATCCATTATTTTGTAATGATTTATGactttgtttctatttttttcatgcttttgttcTATTTGTAAATATGACATAATTATTTACAGCACCTTTAGCATtacacagctttacacactccagACAGTTCTTTTTCTCCaagcattcagctgaaatacttgtCTCCAATCATGTCTCttgtaaaaggttttttttaatgatccagttcatcccagagcagttagtaggatttaggtgctgTGACTAGGCAGGCCactccatgatagataacactccggTCAAGTGTTCGCTCTTTGAATAACCCTTACAGATCTGGCGTATGCTTTAtctcaggggtcaccaacctttttaacTGAGAGCTAATTCTTGGGTACTGAtcaatgtgaagggctaccagtttaatacacacttctaaaataacaaatttggtGTGCgtgacactgatcatgttaatgatttttcacaataattatcaacaatgagctatttttagaaaaggcccgcgggcgactcatgtggtccttgcgggcgtcaccatgttggtgacccctgctttagCTCATCGtgttgttgtatggtgaagtcgagtccaattagctgcagtccagatgaaATTTAATGGTGTTAAAATATGGAacggtagccatgttggttcagttttcTAACATTTTGTGTTACagataataaaaatagattcaGGGACAAAGAAAGCATTTTATTATAGGGTGCTGTTATTTTAAGCAGCTTACATGTAACATGTGCTATGATGTTACAAAAATCAAAAGCTATTTAAAATACTAAATTgcattaaagtttatttcttaAATAGTTTATCCGCTGCACCGGCAGCATTGTGACAgtctgaaaacagaaaatgaacagaaaagcgTATTAAAATGTGTGATGTTCAAATATCGTAGTTTTCACCATGTTGTCATATCAGCGAGTCAGCAAGTCaaattcaaacatttaaatatatttagatcTCCTGTCTATCTGTCCATTACAGATAttcaaatgaatggaaaaagtAGGTTCCTCAGTTTTTACTGCTGATAAAGTCCTTTAAGCAAATATAAATAAGtacaaatgaaataattattaattttatgttAAAAGCCTTGCTGAAACTGTCCCTCAAAGATAGTATTTTGGTTTGTATGAGCGtctatggtttagagacagtggcattgagtaaaagacaggaggtggagcaggaggtagaagagctgaagatgttgaggttttcgttgggagtgatgacaatggacaggattagaaatgagtttataagagggactgcacatgtaggacattttggagacaaggtgagggaggtgagattgagatggtttggacatgtgcagaggagggacatgcaggtagttggggtgaaagaggcagatttagagaaCAGGTGGTATtaagacgaatgatccgctgtggcgccccctaatgggagaagaagaagttgTTGTATGTGGTGGTTCCCTCTAGTGGTTAAAATGGAATTTAATCGTTTTATTGTGCACATCCAAACATACTccgtatggacaaaagtattaggacacctgatttttctagtcatatatgtttgttttttcaaactGCCACCACAAGGCtcgaggcacacaaatgtataggatgtttttagacccaaacctgttgtaGCATGATAATGCCTCTGGGCacgttcaagttcaagttttttCCATCGTACTTTTCacaatgggcattgtctcaaagctgaTTTACAGAAGGTAAATTATAGaaccaaaaaaatttaatatatgtgaattatgtgttttaaaacctttagaggaaatatatataaaaaaatccaacagTTTTGTAAAGGCAGTGTGTGATCATTTAGGTATTTTATATTGCAGAACTCTATAATGGCAGCTTTTGGATCGCAGGTCCAATACGGAACCTAAAAAGCAGTTTTCAGACCGCAAACACGTCTCAGATAATCGACTGTATAATAAAGAACATGCAGTGCAAATCGATTTCTCGTTTTGTTAGTTTTGTGATTACATTAATGCTCATCATTGacctcagtgtttgtgtgtgtttgtatgtgatcACGCTCCACAATTTGGTGTCAGCTGAATACATCAATTATCCACCTCCTATCAACCCAGAATGGCCTGAAAGACCCAGAGGGGACAGTCGTGAGTATAACTGGATTTGTTGTTGTAGTTTGTGCACACCAGAGTTGTAACCACCACTGATACCACGTGGTAGTCTGGACAAGAGAAATTCAGATGACTAATGATAAAGAAAGTTTTAGATTTTAGAAGCatgcattttggaaaaaagtatgaaaaagtttgtaatttaatttgagtgatttccacgtctgaattattattattatttttgtattttttttggtggggaCGACGACACTAAGTTTTGAAAATACTATGTACTATGTAATATACAATGGAACTTGgggaaataatattttttttttaaaacaaaggcACGAATCGGGACAAATACGAAAAAACGACATGCATCAGAGATTTTAATGAAACACGGTATAGTTGGAAGTTAAAAGGAGCGGCTATTCTGAGTTActgatgtgatttattttaaatcaaatgagTTATTATGGACACACAGCATTAAGAATAAACTAGACATGTAAAGATATATAGCAAGAATTGTTAACCTTATTTTCTGCCCAACAGCCTGGTGGTTAATGTGAGGGGTCAAATATTGAGGGGTgatgcatttcatttttattttttattttccatgatCTGTTAGTGTTCTATTCTTTGCTTTGACATCACAGTATCGAACAGTTTGATGTTGCATTTAGTTTAATAGGACATCCATAAAACTCTCCTATACACATTTGTTTCTTAGACGTGTATGAACAGGCAACCGATCAAGATTACTTCGAACCCGACACAGAGACGGAGCTGCACATGGACCAGCCGTGCTGCCGCTCGCTGTACGACTTTGAACCCGAGAACGAGGGCGAGCTCGGCTTCAGGGAAGGAgacatcatcatcctcaccaatCAGATCGACGAGAACTGGTACGAAGGGATGATCAACGGCGATTCGGGCTTCTTTCCCATCAACTACGTCAAGGTCCTAGTGCCCCTACCGCAATGAGGCTTGTAACACTGACTCTGCACGAGAGACCCACCCTATGGAAGCGTCCTCTTTTCACTGCTttctttttcagcttctcaTAGTAGTGAGTCAAGACAACCGGAATTGTATTAAAATCTCGATGAGTACAGAACCGTCTCAAAAGATTGAACAAGTCCAGTCATCTTGATCCATTATTTCTAGACATTTAGTGACCTGGAtgcctgaaaaaaaatatttttaagtatttatttctcttttatatgCAGTATCCTGTTCGGCTTTTGATTTAGCCTTTGACATTTGTTCGAcccgtttttttgtttttttttcagtctcgataatttttttgtctttttgcacagttttttacattttttttaataatatgtaTGTGGTTTAGCTTATATGTGAATGCACTGAGCTTAAACGTGACCGAAACCCAATTTATAAAACGTAAGGATCTGTACCTCTACTCATGGGAACGTTTATATCTCCTCAAGTACTTAATATCCGCACCTCTCTTGCCCTTGTTTTCTGTTCCCATGTGAGTTATTGAGATTGTGTGGATTCACGACATCAGTAATGAGCGTTGTATCGTAAACAAAGCGGTTTAAAGAACGAGGTGGGCGTATGGTGTGCCAAAACATCACACCATAATTCTTCTCAATTCACAAATCGTCTACTTTTTGAAGCGGCAAATTGAAGGACTCAAcaatagatatatttttttaaatgtgggtGGCAATTCGTGGATGTTACTGTAACAGTGGAGAGAGTAGGTCAGTCAAAGTTTGGGTTTCTCAACCGACCCCGTTTTAAAGGACCAAAATTCTTGCtgtaaacaaaccaaaaaaatatcTGTAAACATAAACATGCACTACCGGGGTTCTGATTACTTAATGTCTGTTAATGCGATGAGACTGTTTCCGTGCTCTGCAGAAAGAATACAGTCAGAATACAGAATACATTTCTGCaaaatatctaataaataatgaataatagtGTTTCTAGCTGGGAAACACGACGATGCAgtgatttgcattttaaataattgctCTGCATGTGTCTGTTAGGCCACTTTGATGAATTTGAACATTATATTTCGAAAGTATTCCATCAGTCAAATTCATGTGCAAAGAGTTACATTAGAAATATAGATTGGTCAAAAATCTCCAGACCTCCAAATGGCCCTAAAGGTGAGAGGTGATAGTATAAGGATTGAAATATTATAGCGCTTTTCTCAATCCAGGTCATGAACAGAGCACTGCCCTTCAGGGTTTGGTGTTGTTCTTTTCACAAATTCAGCAGATTCGAGTGTAGGATTTttcaaggagaaaaaaaagcaccatgTATGTGATTCACAGCTATCAATGTGAAACACCAGTGTGATAAAAAGGAATGAGTAACGTGTCTGAATGATCTCCATGCTGCAGCACACCAACAAAATGCTCTTTTTATAATGCAGAGTAAAAACAAGTTTGCCTCTAGTCAGCAATATTGCTAAAGCATGCACTCTGTTGttctacattttaaaagaaCTGTAGCTCAAAGGCGACTAACAAGAAACAGAAGCCTTTTTTTGTAGATACATCGATAAGGTGaaactttatggccactgatcaggcgtAACATTACGAATCCCCCCCCCACCTTATATTGTGTTGCGCCGCCTTTTGCtataaaacagtcctgatccgTCGTGCATTAACAGCAGTAACTTCTTCAaaagtttgagctacaggagctcgtctgttgaatcagtgagcctcggccgTCCATGatcctgtcgccggttcaccactgttcctttcttggagcacttctgatagatactgaccactgcagaccaggaacatcccacaagatctgcagttttggagatgttctgacccagtcgtctcgCCGTCACAAtctgtcaaactcgctcaaaatccatttttcctgcttctaacacatcaactttgaggacaaaatgttcacttgctgcctaataaatcccacgccactaacagatgccatgatgaagagataatcagtgttattcacttcaccgctcagtGGTCATATTGTTATTCCTGGTTGGTGTATatcctttaaaatgtttacactcAACTGACTGTTCTGCTACACGGTCCTAAAAACACCGGTCTTACAATATTCTAAATACGGGTCGAAGCAAGAAAATGTCAGGACTAAACATGTGTCCTGAGAACAAAAGCGTATCGTTATTTGGATATGATTTTTCACATCGTGAAACTCCCCGAAGTGCTTCTGTATTTGGAAATCGTGCTCGTATTGCACTAAAGCTTTAGTATAGACAACTCATTTACATGGCACATGGATTTTCCTGTTTGCACTTTCTACCCGTCCCTGTGCCACGTCATGAACACGAGTGGACATCAGCCTGTCTCGGTCTTTAAAGAGATCGCCATCAGCGCGGACCGTCATTAATGAAAACCTTCAGCTTCACCATCgagataatgttttttttgccataatattatacagtaaataaagttAAACAGTCCATCATTTTTCCAGCGGTCAATCTGATTGTATACAATGCTTcgaaaattaaattttatacaAGATCCCGATTAGCCAAGTGCCGTTATTCCAGTTTCAGATCAGGATTATTGTTGCACCGTCACAATATTGCGTTTTAAACGTACGATCAAATACAATGCGAGATACAAAAGACTTCGGAATAATAACGAATCATTTCATGGCATCAGTACAAcagttttaaacaaaacataaaaatgctcATCTAAATCGTataataaatgtagaatatCTTCCAGTAAGTTTGCACCTGATTATCAACACACGAATATTCCCAGTATTACCGGCGCTGTGCAGTTTAAACGAGGCATTTtgaattttttcccctttatgaTGACTTTTCATTTCCTGATGTGTGAAGATATGTGCATGGCTAAGactgcctttatttttttattaatttttttttgctttactcTGTTTTGTCACTGTGTCCTTGTTTCGCTGGTACGTTGACTGACTCGATGTGATTCGGGAGAAAAATGGATTCTTTTGATACAGTATTGAATTGAGGCTGCAACTATACATTAGCTTGAGGTCGTCTTTGTTGTTTCGAGTATTTgagtctttttaaaaaaaaataaaaaaagaagagcatGCGACTAATTCATAGAAATCCAGCAGCAGGATACAAATCTGGAAAAAGACTCTGATCGCAATGCTTTCCTTGTTACACCTCATTCGTGTAGTGGTAAATTCGTATATCAGTGGTAGAATAACCTCAATATTAAAATCAATCTAACTAAAGTTTTTTAAGTATCTGCTGCAGCCTGAGTATAAGTGCTATTACACGGCATGTACGCTTTATGGACAAACGTTTccagacacctgaccataaaattcatTAGGCATATTTTtaaacgtcccattccacatttgctgctTTTAACAAGCTCCATTTTTccagtactgatgtaggcgaggAGGTTTAGGGTTcaatcagcgttccaattcatcccaaaggtgttcaatagggttgaggtcagagctctatagcaggcaactccagatcttccactccaacccatgtaatccttatttttataaagctggctttgtgtacagggaatAGGTTTTGATTTAATGCCACCGTTTCTAAAACgtatcctatacaattgtgtttctccaAATTTGGGGTGAAAGAAAACATATACAGCTGAACAGTCAGGTGTtctaatacttttgttcatatagtgtacctGTGATCATAAACTCTCAGATTATGATAATTGCATCATTGTCTATCGCAGCTCATAATATCGGCACGATATAATGCCATTTCAGCgatattttgtacatttccgAGAAAGCCTTCACGATGATATTCGTCCCGGATCATGCATGCCATCGATTCAGGCTTCTACCAAATATGATACAAATGTTTTATGTGTGAACTGTTGCAACATAGTGAACATGTAGAACTGATTATCAGCACAAGCCCAATACACACTTGGTCCAATTTTTTCCAAGAGACCAGTTTGTTTAATGGAAAACAGTATTGTACATTTAAATTGCCATAATGATAATTGCAGGTTTGACTAAGATGGAAAGTGGTCAATATTGACCAGAGgcacatttatttctatagtattttttatttttctggttGCCAAGTCGTTAAATTTCCAGCGAAACCAACAAAACCACTTGCTTGCGCTTGAATACAAAGTCAAGACGAAGGAGACGAGCTTAAGCCGGCCTTAATGTGAAATCCTTAAGCTGTGGTGCTTCATTAATTGAGCCTTTGTTAGATGGTTTATCATACAGGAGTCCAGAGGGGtgatgcattacatttttttttgctctttataaAAACTTTAGTCATGCTTATAGCTTATTTCCTCGTTTATTCAACAGACTTAGAAACTGTCAAAATGTAGAGGAAAAGAACAgtatggtcaaaagtttgtggacaactggccgtaagatttgcatgtgcttttttttttttaacatcccatttccCGTTTACTTCCCATTAGCTGTTagagtaacctccactcttctgggaagatgttccaccagattttggagcgtggagatttgtgctctttcagtGTTAGTGAAGTCGGATATTGACGCGGGGTGAGGAGGAATGGAGTGCGGTCAGCttttcaattcatcccagagtTGTTCAA is part of the Silurus meridionalis isolate SWU-2019-XX chromosome 9, ASM1480568v1, whole genome shotgun sequence genome and harbors:
- the sh3gl3a gene encoding endophilin-A3a; this encodes MSMAGFKKQFHKASQLLSEKISGTEGTKLNEDFVVMERKIDITSKSVFELIAKTTEYLQPNPASRAKLGMLNTMSKIRGQVKTTGYPQTEGLLGDCMLRYGRELGEDSAFGSALLDVGEAMKQMGEVKDSLDINVKQNFIDPLQTLQDKDLKEIAHHLKKLEGRRLDFDYKKKRQGKIPDDEIRQAVEKFEESKELAERSMFNFLENDEEQVCQLASLIEAALEYHRQSADILKELSGKLQSRINSASNKPKKEFMPKSIMSSLNTINSNQQNGVSHTSSLKSTAEYINYPPPINPEWPERPRGDSHVYEQATDQDYFEPDTETELHMDQPCCRSLYDFEPENEGELGFREGDIIILTNQIDENWYEGMINGDSGFFPINYVKVLVPLPQ